A region of Rhodamnia argentea isolate NSW1041297 chromosome 9, ASM2092103v1, whole genome shotgun sequence DNA encodes the following proteins:
- the LOC115736864 gene encoding glycine cleavage system H protein, mitochondrial, protein MALRMWASSTANALRFSSKASLSPPFSLHRCFSSVLDGLKYAPSHEWVKHEGPVAAVGITDHAQDHLGEVVFVDLPEPGGSVSKGSSFGAVESVKATSDINSPISGEIVEVNTKLTETPGLVNSSPYEDGWMIKVKPSDPSELGSLMGPKEYTKFCEEEAAAH, encoded by the exons ATGGCGCTGAGGATGTGGGCTTCTTCGACCGCCAATGCACTCAGATTCTCCTCCAAggcctctctctccccgccATTCTCTCTCCACAGATGCTTCTCCTCTG TTTTGGACGGGCTAAAGTACGCACCTTCACACGAGTGGGTGAAGCATGAAGGCCCAGTGGCCGCAGTTGGCATCACTGACCATGCTCAG GACCACCTTGGAGAAGTAGTGTTCGTGGACCTGCCTGAACCCGGCGGTTCAGTTTCCAAAGGGAGCAGCTTTGGAGCAGTGGAGAGTGTAAAAGCAACCAGTGACATTAACTCTCCTATCTCTGGTGAGATCGTTGAAGTGAACACAAAGCTCACCGAAACGCCTGGCTTG GTTAACTCAAGCCCTTATGAAGATGGATGGATGATTAAAGTGAAGCCCAGCGATCCATCAGAACTAGGTTCCTTGATGGGTCCAAAAGAGTACACGAAATTCTGCGAGGAAGAAGCTGCCGCTCATTAG
- the LOC115736862 gene encoding uncharacterized protein LOC115736862 isoform X1 — protein MISTVLQNGSMAFPLELICTGETWKRVPQIGGNERTIRSSWDLRESRRIACFGDMGEEIDELKQEKVVIILRTIGPARPSRLPIPSPVKVHDLRKLIAEKSHLPIGDLRLILRGKVLDDIKDGDDMCVELIDGDSLIAAVKPKTPVKHSHDGVDTDDDEDDLKFHLPQSSSWWKRKMFNLLHDKLKLPDIVLMAIFSLSLKTWAFIILWFILAPVAYRLDLGPLYILATGFSIILLNLGQRQSGDLSAYSIFNEGFRELPGTLNADRLDRDIRTGQI, from the exons ATGATAAGTACCGTTCTGCAAAATGGGTCCATGGCGTTTCCTTTGGAATTGATTTGTACAGGTGAAACGTGGAAACGCGTTCCTCAAATTGGTGGAAACGAACGCACAATTCGTTCGAGCTGGGATCTGCGAGAGAGTCGTAGAATCGCGTGTTTTGGAGATATGGGAGAGGAAATCGACGAACTGAAGCAGGAGAAGGTCGTGATAATTCTCCGAACGATCGGCCCCGCTCGCCCATCTCGCCTCCCCATCCCGTCACCTGTTAAA GTGCATGATCTAAGGAAACTAATTGCTGAAAAGAGTCATTTACCAATTGGAGATTTGAGGCTTATTTTGCGAGGGAAAGTACTGGATGACATAAAGGATGGAGATGATATGTGTGTGGAGCTCATCGACGGTG ATTCTTTAATCGCTGCTGTGAAACCAAAGACACCAGTTAAACATTCTCATGACGGAGTAGatactgatgatgatgaagacgaTTTG AAGTTCCATCTTCCTCAATCATCTAGTTGGTGGAAGAGGAAAATGTTCAACCTTTTACATGACAAGTTGAAGCTACCTG ACATTGTTTTGAtggcaattttttctttgagtCTGAAGACGTGGGCCTTTATCATCTTGTGGTTTATCTTGGCACCTGTCGCTTATAGATTGGATCTCGGACCTTTATAT ATACTTGCCACGGGATTTTCGATTATTCTTTTGAATCTTGGGCAACGGCAATCCGGTGACCTCAG CGCATATTCCATCTTCAATGAAGGTTTCAGAGAGCTTCCGGGGACTCTTAATGCAGACCGTCTTGATAGAGACATAAGGACGGGGCAAATCTGA
- the LOC115736862 gene encoding uncharacterized protein LOC115736862 isoform X2, with protein sequence MISTVLQNGSMAFPLELICTGETWKRVPQIGGNERTIRSSWDLRESRRIACFGDMGEEIDELKQEKVVIILRTIGPARPSRLPIPSPVKVHDLRKLIAEKSHLPIGDLRLILRGKVLDDIKDGDDMCVELIDGDSLIAAVKPKTPVKHSHDGVDTDDDEDDLFHLPQSSSWWKRKMFNLLHDKLKLPDIVLMAIFSLSLKTWAFIILWFILAPVAYRLDLGPLYILATGFSIILLNLGQRQSGDLSAYSIFNEGFRELPGTLNADRLDRDIRTGQI encoded by the exons ATGATAAGTACCGTTCTGCAAAATGGGTCCATGGCGTTTCCTTTGGAATTGATTTGTACAGGTGAAACGTGGAAACGCGTTCCTCAAATTGGTGGAAACGAACGCACAATTCGTTCGAGCTGGGATCTGCGAGAGAGTCGTAGAATCGCGTGTTTTGGAGATATGGGAGAGGAAATCGACGAACTGAAGCAGGAGAAGGTCGTGATAATTCTCCGAACGATCGGCCCCGCTCGCCCATCTCGCCTCCCCATCCCGTCACCTGTTAAA GTGCATGATCTAAGGAAACTAATTGCTGAAAAGAGTCATTTACCAATTGGAGATTTGAGGCTTATTTTGCGAGGGAAAGTACTGGATGACATAAAGGATGGAGATGATATGTGTGTGGAGCTCATCGACGGTG ATTCTTTAATCGCTGCTGTGAAACCAAAGACACCAGTTAAACATTCTCATGACGGAGTAGatactgatgatgatgaagacgaTTTG TTCCATCTTCCTCAATCATCTAGTTGGTGGAAGAGGAAAATGTTCAACCTTTTACATGACAAGTTGAAGCTACCTG ACATTGTTTTGAtggcaattttttctttgagtCTGAAGACGTGGGCCTTTATCATCTTGTGGTTTATCTTGGCACCTGTCGCTTATAGATTGGATCTCGGACCTTTATAT ATACTTGCCACGGGATTTTCGATTATTCTTTTGAATCTTGGGCAACGGCAATCCGGTGACCTCAG CGCATATTCCATCTTCAATGAAGGTTTCAGAGAGCTTCCGGGGACTCTTAATGCAGACCGTCTTGATAGAGACATAAGGACGGGGCAAATCTGA
- the LOC115736860 gene encoding protein phosphatase 2C 29 isoform X1, whose translation MGSGFSCFRPVQHRTDRRQHQPDQSHQPDLIFTATEPLDETLGHSFCYVRSSARFLSPTPSERFVSPTHSLRFDDPGPKARTGPETGFRAISGASVSANAPAPRTVVQVDGLFDDAAEGGHGGAGGSLKGGPLNVFESTSSFCALPLQPAPRGGGEQPASGLMERGGGLFLSGPIERGALSGPLEAGSGAEGSGRVPFSAPLGGVYVRKKRRRKGLSSIKKALYGNFAEKHGPWVVPVLNFVGKKEAAEKYEAEATIVARSEGENVQWALGKAGEDRVHVVVSEEQGWLFVGIYDGFNGPDAPEFLMDNLYRAVYLELQGLFWEAIEEGEEGGNLMNVVNENVAISEEINPSVENLISEIKTNSNQDSSDRGSAKRVTFQSEGIEIRRRRLWEFLAEDDPEDGLDLSGSQRFAFSVDDAISVSNAGSAVNRRWLLLSKLRLGLSKHKDGQVRRLFPWRFGLKEKVEVENRVEERPNKSGRRRKEGPVEHELVLRAMSRALEVTELAYLDMTDKVLDTNPELALMGSCLLVVLMRDEDVYVMNVGDSRAIVAQSEAEEVGSSIDYGAQGGKEPSMEGIVEESLDMQRKKKVEKEGPAQSMRLTALQLSTDHSTSIEEEIIRIRNEHPDDNQCIVNDRLKGRLKVTRAFGAGFLKQPKWNNAVLEVFRNVYIGTAPYLSCSPSLRHHKLRPRDQFLILSSDGLYQYLSNQEVVAYVESFMEKFPDGDPAQHLIEELLSRAAKKAGMDFHELLDIPQGDRRKYHDDVTVMVVSLEGRIWKSSGKYF comes from the exons ATGGGAAgcggcttctcttgcttcaGGCCGGTCCAGCACCGGACGGACCGGAGGCAGCACCAGCCGGACCAGAGCCACCAGCCGGACCTGATCTTCACCGCCACCGAGCCCTTGGACGAAACCCTAGGCCACTCCTTCTGCTACGTCCGGTCCTCCGCCCGCTTCCTCTCCCCGACCCCGAGCGAGCGGTTTGTTTCCCCCACTCACTCCCTCCGGTTCGACGATCCAGGCCCCAAGGCGCGGACCGGGCCGGAAACCGGCTTCAGGGCCATTTCCGGCGCTTCGGTCAGCGCGAACGCGCCGGCGCCGAGGACTGTCGTCCAGGTGGACGGTCTTTTCGACGATGCCGCTGAGGGCGGGCACGGCGGCGCCGGCGGCAGCTTGAAGGGCGGCCCGCTGAATGTCTTCGAGAGCACGTCATCGTTCTGCGCGCTGCCGCTCCAGCCCGCGCCTCGTGGTGGAGGAGAGCAGCCTGCCTCTGGCCTGATGGAGCGGGGCGGAGGTTTGTTCCTGTCTGGGCCGATCGAGCGTGGGGCGCTCTCTGGGCCGCTGGAGGCTGGTTCCGGAGCCGAGGGGAGCGGGCGGGTCCCATTTTCAGCTCCGTTAGGTGGGGTTTacgtgaggaagaagaggaggaggaaggggcTTTCGTCGATTAAGAAGGCGTTGTACGGGAATTTTGCAGAGAAGCATGGGCCGTGGGTCGTGCCGGTGCTGAATTTCGTTGGGAAGAAGGAGGCCGCAGAGAAGTACGAGGCCGAGGCTACGATTGTGGCGAGGAGTGAGGGAGAGAATGTGCAATGGGCGTTGGGGAAGGCAGGTGAGGATCGGGTCCATGTAGTTGTTTCGGAAGAGCAGGGGTGGCTGTTCGTAGGGATATACGACGGGTTCAATGGCCCCGATGCACCCGAGTTCTTGATGGATAATCTATATCGTGCGGTTTATCTTGAGCTTCAAGGCTTGTTTTGGGAGGCTATTGAAGAAGGTGAGGAAGGTGGTAATTTAATGAACGTGGTAAATGAAAATGTTGCAATATCAGAGGAGATCAACCCATCTGTAGAAAACCTTATCAGTGAGATTAAAACCAACTCAAACCAGGATAGTTCTGATAGGGGTTCAGCGAAAAGAGTAACATTCCAATCTGAGGGAATTGAGATAAGGAGGAGGCGGCTTTGGGAGTTTCTTGCTGAGGATGATCCTGAAGACGGGTTGGATCTCTCGGGGTCACAGAGGTTCGCTTTCTCCGTTGATGATGCGATCAGTGTGAGCAATGCAGGGTCTGCCGTGAATAGGAGGTGGTTGCTTTTGTCGAAATTGAGACTTGGGTTGTCGAAGCATAAGGATGGACAGGTAAGAAGATTGTTCCCTTGGAGGTTTGGGTTGAAGGAAAAGGTTGAGGTGGAAAACAGAGTGGAGGAGAGGCCAAATAAAAGTGGTAGGAGGCGTAAAGAGGGTCCTGTTGAGCATGAGTTGGTGTTGAGAGCTATGTCAAGGGCCCTTGAAGTGACGGAGCTTGCTTATTTGGACATGACTGATAAGGTGCTTGACACAAATCCCGAGCTTGCATTAATGGGCTCGTGTTTGTTAGTGGTGTTGATGAGGGACGAGGATGTCTATGTGATGAATGTGGGTGATAGTCGGGCCATTGTTGCACAGAGTGAGGCAGAAGAGGTTGGCTCTAGTATTGACTACGGGGCGCAGGGTGGTAAAGAGCCCTCAATGGAGGGGATAGTTGAGGAATCCTTGGATatgcaaaggaagaaaaaggtgGAAAAAGAAGGTCCTGCTCAGTCTATGAGATTGACCGCGTTGCAGCTCTCCACTGATCACAGTACCAGCATTGAAGAA GAAATTATTAGAATAAGAAATGAGCACCCTGATGACAACCAGTGTATTGTCAATGATAGATTGAAAGGTCGTCTTAAGGTCACAAGAGCATTTGGGGCAGGATTCCTTAAACAG CCTAAATGGAACAATGCCGTACTGGAAGTGTTTCGTAATGTATATATTGGAACAGCACCTTATCTCTCCTGCTCACCTTCTCTTCGCCACCATAAGCTTCGCCCAAGGGATCAATTTTTAATCCTGTCATCTGATGGTTTATATCAGTACTTGAGCAATCAAGAAGTTGTTGCTTATGTAGAGAGTTTTATGGAGAAGTTTCCAGATGGAGATCCAGCTCAACACCTAATTGAGGAGCTTCTGTCTCGTGCAGCCAAGAAAGCTG GTATGGACTTCCATGAATTGCTAGACATTCCACAAGGTGATCGAAGAAAGTACCATGACGACGTCACAGTCATGGTGGTATCGCTTGAAGGAAGAATATGGAAAtcttctggaaaatatttttga
- the LOC115736860 gene encoding protein phosphatase 2C 29 isoform X2, translated as MGSGFSCFRPVQHRTDRRQHQPDQSHQPDLIFTATEPLDETLGHSFCYVRSSARFLSPTPSERFVSPTHSLRFDDPGPKARTGPETGFRAISGASVSANAPAPRTVVQVDGLFDDAAEGGHGGAGGSLKGGPLNVFESTSSFCALPLQPAPRGGGEQPASGLMERGGGLFLSGPIERGALSGPLEAGSGAEGSGRVPFSAPLGGVYVRKKRRRKGLSSIKKALYGNFAEKHGPWVVPVLNFVGKKEAAEKYEAEATIVARSEGENVQWALGKAGEDRVHVVVSEEQGWLFVGIYDGFNGPDAPEFLMDNLYRAVYLELQGLFWEAIEEGEEGGNLMNVVNENVAISEEINPSVENLISEIKTNSNQDSSDRGSAKRVTFQSEGIEIRRRRLWEFLAEDDPEDGLDLSGSQRFAFSVDDAISVSNAGSAVNRRWLLLSKLRLGLSKHKDGQVRRLFPWRFGLKEKVEVENRVEERPNKSGRRRKEGPVEHELVLRAMSRALEVTELAYLDMTDKVLDTNPELALMGSCLLVVLMRDEDVYVMNVGDSRAIVAQSEAEEVGSSIDYGAQGGKEPSMEGIVEESLDMQRKKKVEKEGPAQSMRLTALQLSTDHSTSIEEEIIRIRNEHPDDNQCIVNDRLKGRLKVTRAFGAGFLKQRVLWRSFQMEIQLNT; from the exons ATGGGAAgcggcttctcttgcttcaGGCCGGTCCAGCACCGGACGGACCGGAGGCAGCACCAGCCGGACCAGAGCCACCAGCCGGACCTGATCTTCACCGCCACCGAGCCCTTGGACGAAACCCTAGGCCACTCCTTCTGCTACGTCCGGTCCTCCGCCCGCTTCCTCTCCCCGACCCCGAGCGAGCGGTTTGTTTCCCCCACTCACTCCCTCCGGTTCGACGATCCAGGCCCCAAGGCGCGGACCGGGCCGGAAACCGGCTTCAGGGCCATTTCCGGCGCTTCGGTCAGCGCGAACGCGCCGGCGCCGAGGACTGTCGTCCAGGTGGACGGTCTTTTCGACGATGCCGCTGAGGGCGGGCACGGCGGCGCCGGCGGCAGCTTGAAGGGCGGCCCGCTGAATGTCTTCGAGAGCACGTCATCGTTCTGCGCGCTGCCGCTCCAGCCCGCGCCTCGTGGTGGAGGAGAGCAGCCTGCCTCTGGCCTGATGGAGCGGGGCGGAGGTTTGTTCCTGTCTGGGCCGATCGAGCGTGGGGCGCTCTCTGGGCCGCTGGAGGCTGGTTCCGGAGCCGAGGGGAGCGGGCGGGTCCCATTTTCAGCTCCGTTAGGTGGGGTTTacgtgaggaagaagaggaggaggaaggggcTTTCGTCGATTAAGAAGGCGTTGTACGGGAATTTTGCAGAGAAGCATGGGCCGTGGGTCGTGCCGGTGCTGAATTTCGTTGGGAAGAAGGAGGCCGCAGAGAAGTACGAGGCCGAGGCTACGATTGTGGCGAGGAGTGAGGGAGAGAATGTGCAATGGGCGTTGGGGAAGGCAGGTGAGGATCGGGTCCATGTAGTTGTTTCGGAAGAGCAGGGGTGGCTGTTCGTAGGGATATACGACGGGTTCAATGGCCCCGATGCACCCGAGTTCTTGATGGATAATCTATATCGTGCGGTTTATCTTGAGCTTCAAGGCTTGTTTTGGGAGGCTATTGAAGAAGGTGAGGAAGGTGGTAATTTAATGAACGTGGTAAATGAAAATGTTGCAATATCAGAGGAGATCAACCCATCTGTAGAAAACCTTATCAGTGAGATTAAAACCAACTCAAACCAGGATAGTTCTGATAGGGGTTCAGCGAAAAGAGTAACATTCCAATCTGAGGGAATTGAGATAAGGAGGAGGCGGCTTTGGGAGTTTCTTGCTGAGGATGATCCTGAAGACGGGTTGGATCTCTCGGGGTCACAGAGGTTCGCTTTCTCCGTTGATGATGCGATCAGTGTGAGCAATGCAGGGTCTGCCGTGAATAGGAGGTGGTTGCTTTTGTCGAAATTGAGACTTGGGTTGTCGAAGCATAAGGATGGACAGGTAAGAAGATTGTTCCCTTGGAGGTTTGGGTTGAAGGAAAAGGTTGAGGTGGAAAACAGAGTGGAGGAGAGGCCAAATAAAAGTGGTAGGAGGCGTAAAGAGGGTCCTGTTGAGCATGAGTTGGTGTTGAGAGCTATGTCAAGGGCCCTTGAAGTGACGGAGCTTGCTTATTTGGACATGACTGATAAGGTGCTTGACACAAATCCCGAGCTTGCATTAATGGGCTCGTGTTTGTTAGTGGTGTTGATGAGGGACGAGGATGTCTATGTGATGAATGTGGGTGATAGTCGGGCCATTGTTGCACAGAGTGAGGCAGAAGAGGTTGGCTCTAGTATTGACTACGGGGCGCAGGGTGGTAAAGAGCCCTCAATGGAGGGGATAGTTGAGGAATCCTTGGATatgcaaaggaagaaaaaggtgGAAAAAGAAGGTCCTGCTCAGTCTATGAGATTGACCGCGTTGCAGCTCTCCACTGATCACAGTACCAGCATTGAAGAA GAAATTATTAGAATAAGAAATGAGCACCCTGATGACAACCAGTGTATTGTCAATGATAGATTGAAAGGTCGTCTTAAGGTCACAAGAGCATTTGGGGCAGGATTCCTTAAACAG AGAGTTTTATGGAGAAGTTTCCAGATGGAGATCCAGCTCAACACCTAA